A genomic region of Planctomycetota bacterium contains the following coding sequences:
- the hisI gene encoding phosphoribosyl-AMP cyclohydrolase encodes MNDPMEMLKFGADGLIPAIAQDAASGEVLMVAWMNPESFARTVETGEAHYWSRSRKKLWHKGEESGNVQKVKEIRTDCDKDVLLLEVEQIGGAACHTGYRSCFSWVLRKGAWAEDGVKVFDPEEKYGKK; translated from the coding sequence ATGAACGACCCAATGGAAATGCTGAAGTTTGGGGCGGACGGCCTCATCCCGGCCATTGCCCAGGACGCGGCGAGCGGCGAGGTCCTCATGGTCGCGTGGATGAACCCCGAATCGTTCGCCAGGACTGTCGAGACTGGCGAAGCGCACTACTGGTCGCGCAGCCGAAAGAAACTCTGGCACAAGGGCGAAGAGAGCGGCAACGTCCAAAAGGTGAAAGAGATCCGCACCGATTGCGACAAGGACGTGCTGCTTCTCGAGGTCGAGCAAATCGGCGGCGCCGCCTGCCACACCGGCTACCGCTCCTGCTTCTCCTGGGTCCTGCGGAAAGGCGCCTGGGCCGAGGACGGCGTCAAGGTGTTCGATCCGGAGGAGAAGTACGGGAAGAAATGA